Proteins from a single region of Bradyrhizobium diazoefficiens:
- the accB gene encoding acetyl-CoA carboxylase biotin carboxyl carrier protein: protein MARQPDDKAAVKFSSEDSALVRELALLLDETSLTEIEIERAGLRLRVARNISVAATMPVAAAAPALVAAPAPAAAAAAADISKHPGAVTSPMVGTAYWAPEPGAKPFVEVGSKVAVGQTLLIIEAMKTMNQIPSTRAGTVTQILVEDGQPVEFGEPLVIIE, encoded by the coding sequence ATGGCGCGCCAGCCAGACGACAAAGCAGCCGTAAAGTTTTCCAGCGAGGACTCCGCGCTCGTCCGTGAGCTTGCTCTGCTGCTCGATGAGACCAGCCTCACCGAGATCGAGATCGAGCGCGCCGGCCTGCGCCTGCGGGTCGCCCGCAATATCAGTGTCGCTGCGACGATGCCGGTCGCAGCCGCCGCACCCGCGCTCGTCGCGGCGCCTGCCCCGGCGGCCGCAGCCGCCGCAGCAGACATCTCCAAGCATCCGGGCGCCGTGACCTCGCCGATGGTCGGCACTGCCTATTGGGCGCCGGAGCCCGGCGCCAAGCCGTTCGTCGAGGTCGGTTCGAAGGTTGCGGTCGGCCAGACCCTGCTGATCATCGAAGCGATGAAGACCATGAATCAGATCCCCTCGACGCGCGCCGGTACAGTCACGCAGATCCTGGTCGAGGACGGCCAGCCGGTCGAGTTCGGCGAGCCGCTGGTCATTATTGAGTAA
- the aroQ gene encoding type II 3-dehydroquinate dehydratase, producing MAELATDTILVLNGPNLNMLGTREPEKYGHATLADVEALCRETAATFGLKADCRQSNREGELIDFIHEAHARKMKGIIINAGGYSHTSIALHDALLAVQIPTVEVHVTNIHARESFRHHSYTARAAFASLCGFGIEGYRLAIQGLAAKIGIKPKA from the coding sequence ATGGCCGAACTAGCAACCGACACGATCCTCGTTCTCAACGGGCCGAACCTCAACATGTTGGGGACGCGCGAGCCCGAGAAGTATGGCCACGCCACCTTAGCCGACGTCGAGGCGCTGTGCCGGGAGACGGCCGCGACCTTCGGCCTCAAGGCCGACTGCCGGCAGTCCAACCGTGAGGGCGAGTTGATCGACTTCATCCACGAGGCTCACGCCCGCAAGATGAAGGGCATCATCATCAATGCCGGGGGCTATTCGCATACCTCGATCGCGCTGCACGACGCGCTGCTCGCGGTGCAGATCCCGACCGTCGAGGTGCACGTGACCAACATCCACGCCCGCGAGAGCTTCCGTCACCATTCCTACACCGCGCGTGCGGCCTTCGCCTCGCTGTGCGGTTTCGGCATCGAGGGCTACCGCCTCGCCATCCAGGGCCTTGCCGCCAAGATCGGCATCAAGCCAAAAGCCTGA
- a CDS encoding DUF1236 domain-containing protein — protein sequence MLNRFMISVAALSLVAGTGLANAQGTMKNENGGAGAQPMQHSQSSGGAAERSGSMGKESTHEKGTVGQAGGSSTMKSGTSAEEKSSGATKDERSGREMNKNAAEEKSGATKGQRNEERAQGQQDKSKSMSQDTSKSGAKDQKDMKAEGTKSGTSSTNNAENQKGTETRTNQNAQGQTNTNTTVGQAGAGAKLSTEQRTQITSAIHEEHVRPVTNVNFSISVGTRIPREGIELHALPSRVVTIYPEWRTYKYVLVKDEIVIINPDTYEIVAVLNA from the coding sequence ATGTTGAACCGCTTTATGATCTCGGTTGCCGCGCTCTCACTCGTCGCAGGCACCGGACTGGCGAACGCACAAGGCACGATGAAGAACGAGAACGGCGGTGCAGGCGCGCAGCCGATGCAGCACTCGCAGTCTTCGGGCGGCGCGGCCGAGCGCAGCGGCTCGATGGGCAAGGAATCCACCCACGAGAAGGGCACCGTCGGCCAGGCTGGCGGCTCCAGCACGATGAAGTCCGGTACCTCGGCCGAGGAAAAGTCCTCCGGCGCCACGAAGGACGAGCGCTCCGGCCGTGAGATGAACAAGAACGCGGCCGAGGAGAAGTCCGGCGCCACCAAGGGCCAGCGCAATGAGGAACGCGCGCAGGGTCAGCAGGACAAATCCAAGAGCATGAGCCAGGACACCAGCAAGTCCGGCGCCAAGGACCAGAAGGACATGAAGGCTGAGGGCACCAAGAGTGGCACCAGCAGCACCAACAATGCCGAGAACCAGAAGGGCACCGAGACACGCACCAACCAGAACGCTCAGGGCCAGACCAACACCAATACGACGGTCGGTCAGGCCGGCGCCGGTGCCAAGCTGTCGACCGAGCAGCGCACGCAGATCACCTCGGCGATCCACGAGGAGCACGTGCGGCCGGTGACCAACGTGAACTTCTCGATCTCCGTCGGCACCCGTATTCCGCGCGAGGGCATCGAACTGCATGCCCTGCCATCGCGGGTCGTGACGATCTATCCGGAGTGGCGGACCTACAAGTACGTCCTCGTCAAGGATGAGATCGTGATCATCAATCCGGACACCTACGAGATCGTGGCGGTCCTGAACGCCTAA
- a CDS encoding DsbA family protein, with protein MPSLRLLASALFALAIFGATGPASADSFSDAQRTDIEAIVKNYLVSHPEVLEEAMTELSKRQADAETKKHEASIAQNSDAIFNSPRQVVLGNKDGDVTFVEFFDYNCGYCKRAMSDMLDLMKSDPKLKVVLKEFPVLSQGSVEAAQVAVAVRMQDPSGKKYLDFHQKLLGGRGPADKARAIQAAKEAGLDVAKIEKDMANPEVRATIEENFKLAEAMGMNGTPSYVIGKQIVVGAVGLEGLKEKIGVARCGKATC; from the coding sequence ATGCCTTCGCTGCGCCTGCTTGCTTCCGCGCTGTTTGCGCTCGCCATCTTCGGCGCAACGGGACCGGCTTCGGCCGACAGCTTCTCGGATGCCCAGCGCACCGATATCGAGGCGATCGTCAAGAATTACCTGGTCAGCCATCCCGAGGTACTCGAGGAGGCCATGACCGAGCTCAGCAAGCGCCAGGCTGACGCCGAAACCAAGAAGCACGAGGCCAGCATCGCGCAGAACTCGGATGCGATCTTCAACTCGCCGCGCCAGGTCGTGCTCGGCAACAAGGACGGCGACGTCACGTTCGTCGAGTTCTTCGATTACAATTGCGGCTATTGCAAGCGCGCGATGAGCGACATGCTCGACCTGATGAAATCGGATCCCAAGCTGAAGGTCGTGCTGAAGGAGTTTCCGGTGCTGAGCCAGGGCTCGGTCGAAGCAGCCCAGGTCGCGGTCGCCGTGCGTATGCAGGATCCCTCCGGCAAGAAATATCTCGACTTCCACCAGAAGCTGCTCGGCGGCCGCGGCCCGGCCGACAAGGCGCGCGCGATTCAAGCGGCCAAGGAGGCAGGCCTCGACGTCGCGAAGATCGAGAAGGACATGGCCAATCCCGAGGTGCGCGCCACCATCGAGGAGAACTTCAAGCTCGCAGAAGCGATGGGCATGAACGGCACGCCGAGCTACGTGATCGGCAAGCAGATCGTGGTCGGCGCCGTCGGCCTCGAGGGCCTCAAGGAAAAGATCGGCGTTGCCCGCTGCGGCAAGGCGACCTGCTGA
- a CDS encoding M48 family metalloprotease — MLLQIALRKKASALTALVTAAAIALLPIPTTQAQEGRGPPVLRDTETEQLLREYTRPILRVAGLEKQNIQIVIINDSSFNAFVADGRRIFVNYGAIMQSETPNQLIGVLAHETGHLAGGHLAKMREQLASAQTQMIIAMLLGAGALAVGASRGSSSGNNGLANAGAAAIAGPQEMIRRSLLSYQRQQEENADRAGVKFLTATQQSPKGMYETFKRFTSESLFAARGTDPYLQSHPMPAERVAALQEFASSSPYWDKKDDPALQLRHDMVRAKISAFMERPETVYRRYPLTNDSLPARYARAISTYLHGDLRSALTQIDALIAVQPNNPYFYEVRGQALLESGKPADAIAPLRKAVALSNNAALIEMLLGQALVGTDNKAYTDDAIRILRAAVAREPEAPIGYTQLAMAYGRKGDYAEADLASAQAAYLRGDNKTARELATRAKTRFAIGTPGWVKADDIVASKPPRN, encoded by the coding sequence ATGTTGCTCCAGATCGCATTGCGCAAGAAGGCCTCCGCTCTCACCGCCCTCGTCACGGCGGCTGCAATTGCGCTGCTGCCGATCCCGACGACGCAGGCGCAGGAAGGCCGCGGACCGCCCGTCCTGCGCGACACCGAAACCGAGCAATTGTTGCGCGAATATACCCGCCCGATCCTGCGCGTCGCCGGTCTGGAGAAGCAGAACATCCAGATCGTGATCATCAACGACAGCTCGTTCAACGCGTTCGTCGCCGATGGCCGCCGCATCTTCGTCAATTATGGCGCGATCATGCAGTCGGAGACGCCGAACCAGCTGATCGGCGTGCTTGCGCACGAGACCGGGCATCTGGCCGGCGGCCATCTGGCCAAGATGCGCGAGCAGCTCGCCAGTGCGCAGACGCAGATGATCATCGCCATGCTGCTGGGCGCCGGCGCCCTCGCCGTAGGCGCCAGCCGCGGCTCCAGCAGCGGTAACAACGGGCTCGCCAATGCCGGCGCGGCTGCAATCGCCGGACCGCAGGAGATGATCCGCCGCTCTCTGCTGTCCTATCAGCGCCAGCAGGAGGAAAACGCCGACCGCGCCGGCGTGAAATTCCTGACCGCGACCCAGCAATCCCCGAAGGGCATGTACGAGACCTTCAAGCGCTTCACGAGCGAGAGCCTGTTCGCGGCACGCGGCACCGATCCCTATCTGCAGTCGCACCCGATGCCTGCCGAACGCGTCGCCGCGCTCCAGGAATTTGCCAGCAGCAGCCCCTATTGGGACAAGAAGGACGATCCCGCACTCCAGCTCCGCCACGATATGGTGCGCGCCAAGATCTCCGCCTTCATGGAGCGGCCGGAGACGGTGTATCGCCGCTACCCCCTGACCAATGACAGCCTGCCGGCCCGCTATGCCCGCGCCATCAGCACCTATCTCCACGGTGATCTGCGCAGCGCGCTGACCCAGATCGATGCGCTGATCGCGGTGCAGCCGAACAACCCGTACTTCTACGAGGTCCGCGGCCAGGCTCTGCTGGAGAGCGGCAAGCCCGCCGACGCAATCGCCCCCCTGCGCAAGGCGGTCGCACTCTCGAACAATGCGGCCCTCATCGAGATGTTACTTGGGCAAGCTCTGGTTGGAACCGATAATAAGGCCTACACCGACGACGCTATCAGGATTCTCCGCGCCGCGGTGGCACGCGAGCCCGAGGCGCCGATCGGCTACACTCAGCTCGCGATGGCCTATGGCCGGAAGGGAGACTATGCCGAGGCGGATCTCGCCTCCGCCCAAGCCGCATACTTGCGCGGCGACAACAAGACCGCTCGCGAGCTCGCCACGCGTGCGAAAACCCGTTTCGCCATCGGTACGCCCGGATGGGTCAAGGCCGACGACATCGTGGCATCGAAACCGCCGCGCAACTAG
- a CDS encoding aminotransferase class I/II-fold pyridoxal phosphate-dependent enzyme produces the protein MHDATLRSRVGQWLEPSRRSDVPPFMVMDVMAAAARIEAAGGHVIHMEVGQPAAGAPKTAIAAAQVALQAGRIDYTSALGIPSLRERIARHYRDAYGCTVSPDRIVVTTGSSGGFILAFLAMFEPGDRVAVTVPGYPPYRHILTALGCEPVLIETTNETRHALTGEALLAVHRKAPLKGVLVGSPANPTGTMMSREALAGLIAASEDAGIRFISDEIYHGLDYAFPAVTAAALSEHTVVINSFSKYFCMTGWRVGWMLAPETLVRPIERLQQNLSISVPSLSQIAAEAAFDGAAEMEQIKHGYQENRRILIEGLPKAGLSKFLPADGAFYLYADVSDFTSDSFDFAKLMLEQAHVAATPGVDFDPIHGRSFIRFSYARSAAEMREAVDRIAHWLK, from the coding sequence ATGCACGATGCGACATTGAGGAGCCGGGTGGGGCAGTGGCTCGAGCCCTCCCGCCGCAGTGATGTTCCCCCGTTCATGGTGATGGACGTGATGGCGGCTGCGGCTCGGATCGAGGCGGCCGGCGGCCACGTCATCCACATGGAGGTTGGTCAGCCTGCGGCGGGCGCGCCGAAAACCGCAATTGCGGCGGCGCAGGTTGCGCTACAGGCGGGTCGGATCGACTACACCTCGGCGCTCGGCATTCCCTCCCTGCGCGAGCGCATCGCGCGGCATTATCGCGACGCCTATGGCTGCACCGTCAGTCCTGACAGGATCGTGGTGACGACGGGCTCATCCGGCGGGTTCATCCTGGCCTTCCTGGCGATGTTCGAGCCGGGTGATCGCGTTGCCGTCACGGTGCCGGGCTATCCGCCGTATCGCCACATCCTCACAGCGCTCGGCTGCGAACCGGTATTGATCGAGACCACCAACGAAACGCGCCACGCGCTCACCGGCGAGGCGCTGCTCGCCGTCCATCGCAAGGCGCCCCTGAAGGGCGTGCTGGTCGGCAGCCCCGCCAATCCGACGGGAACCATGATGTCCCGCGAGGCGCTCGCCGGCCTGATCGCGGCCTCTGAGGATGCGGGCATCCGCTTCATCTCCGACGAGATCTATCACGGGCTTGATTACGCGTTTCCGGCGGTGACGGCGGCGGCGCTGTCCGAGCACACCGTCGTGATCAATTCGTTCTCGAAGTATTTTTGCATGACGGGCTGGCGCGTCGGCTGGATGCTCGCGCCCGAGACCCTGGTGCGTCCGATCGAGCGGCTGCAGCAGAATCTCTCGATCTCGGTGCCGTCGCTATCGCAGATCGCGGCGGAGGCCGCCTTCGACGGCGCTGCCGAGATGGAACAGATCAAGCACGGCTATCAGGAAAATCGGCGCATTCTGATCGAGGGATTGCCAAAGGCCGGGCTCAGCAAGTTCCTGCCTGCGGACGGAGCGTTCTATCTCTATGCCGACGTCTCTGACTTCACCTCCGACAGTTTCGACTTCGCCAAACTGATGCTGGAGCAGGCCCACGTTGCGGCAACACCAGGTGTCGACTTCGATCCGATTCATGGCCGCTCGTTCATCCGATTCTCCTATGCACGTTCGGCCGCGGAGATGCGGGAGGCAGTTGACCGGATCGCTCACTGGCTTAAATAG
- a CDS encoding biotin transporter BioY: MWPARPGETVGSLRAFVLIALGSALMALSAKVNLPLPYVPMTLQTLVVLMIGAGYGWRLGSATMIAYLAEGAMGLPVFAGPVGGIAPLVGPTAGYLYGFVAAAFITGALAERSWDRNVVLLFAAMAVGHVVIFIGGFGWLAYGIGLGADKAWLVGVAPFMAASVIKNALGAALMPAARRIVDRRG, from the coding sequence GTGTGGCCCGCCCGACCGGGCGAAACCGTCGGCAGCTTGCGCGCTTTCGTGCTGATTGCGCTTGGCAGCGCGTTGATGGCGCTATCAGCCAAAGTGAATTTGCCGCTGCCTTACGTGCCCATGACGTTGCAGACCCTGGTCGTGCTGATGATCGGCGCTGGCTATGGCTGGCGTCTTGGCAGCGCAACCATGATCGCCTACCTCGCCGAAGGCGCAATGGGGCTTCCGGTGTTCGCCGGCCCGGTCGGTGGGATTGCGCCGCTGGTGGGCCCGACTGCCGGTTATCTCTACGGCTTCGTGGCTGCGGCCTTCATCACCGGTGCGCTTGCTGAGCGCAGTTGGGATCGCAACGTCGTGCTGCTATTTGCGGCGATGGCGGTCGGCCATGTCGTCATTTTCATCGGCGGTTTCGGCTGGCTCGCCTACGGCATCGGGCTCGGCGCGGATAAGGCCTGGCTGGTCGGCGTTGCGCCGTTCATGGCGGCCTCCGTGATCAAGAACGCGCTGGGCGCCGCGCTGATGCCGGCGGCGCGTCGGATCGTCGACCGCCGCGGCTAG
- a CDS encoding dicarboxylate/amino acid:cation symporter, translating into MTTTTMADVPAASRTAKPWYKILYVQVLIAIVLGAIVGWLWPPIATNDWIKALGDGFIKLIKMVIAPIIFCTVVSGIAHIQDAKKVGRIGVKALVYFEIVSTFALVIGLIIGNVVKPGAGFGSAAANAQAVANYAKQAEGQKSVDFILHIIPDTVVGAFAQGEILQVLLFSVLFGFAVMGLGERGHVIRSFIDDAAHAVFGVISIVMRAAPLGAFGAMAFTIGKFGTGAILNLIGLIATFYLTAALFVLVVLGIIARIAGFSIFKFLAYIKDELLIVLGTSSSESALPTLMEKLERLGCSKSVVGLVVPTGYSFNLDGTNIYMTLATLFIAQALGYDLTFSQQLTILVVAMLTSKGASGITGAGFITLAATLAVVDPRLVPGMAIVLGIDKFMSECRALTNLCGNGVACVIVAWWEGELDRDKLTARLNQQIDPTDLETAVTTD; encoded by the coding sequence ATGACAACGACAACGATGGCCGACGTGCCGGCCGCATCGCGTACGGCCAAGCCGTGGTATAAAATTCTCTACGTCCAGGTGCTGATCGCCATCGTGCTTGGTGCGATCGTCGGTTGGCTCTGGCCGCCCATCGCCACCAACGACTGGATCAAGGCGCTCGGCGACGGCTTCATCAAGCTGATCAAGATGGTGATCGCCCCGATCATCTTCTGCACCGTGGTCTCCGGCATCGCCCACATCCAGGATGCCAAGAAGGTCGGACGCATCGGCGTCAAGGCGCTGGTCTATTTCGAGATCGTCTCCACCTTCGCGCTCGTCATCGGCCTCATCATCGGCAACGTCGTGAAGCCGGGCGCAGGCTTCGGCAGTGCCGCCGCCAACGCGCAAGCGGTCGCCAACTACGCCAAGCAGGCTGAGGGCCAGAAGAGCGTCGACTTCATCCTGCACATCATTCCCGACACCGTGGTCGGCGCGTTCGCGCAAGGCGAGATCCTTCAGGTGCTGCTGTTTTCGGTGCTGTTCGGCTTCGCCGTCATGGGTCTCGGCGAGCGCGGCCATGTGATCCGCAGCTTCATTGACGATGCCGCGCATGCGGTGTTCGGCGTCATCTCCATCGTGATGCGTGCGGCGCCGCTCGGTGCGTTCGGCGCGATGGCTTTCACCATCGGCAAGTTCGGGACCGGCGCGATCCTCAATCTGATCGGGCTGATTGCGACGTTCTATCTGACCGCGGCGCTTTTCGTCCTCGTGGTGCTCGGCATCATCGCGCGGATCGCCGGCTTCTCGATCTTCAAGTTCCTGGCCTACATCAAGGACGAGCTCCTCATCGTGCTCGGCACCTCGTCGTCGGAAAGCGCGCTGCCGACCTTGATGGAAAAGCTGGAACGGCTCGGCTGCTCCAAATCGGTGGTCGGCCTCGTGGTGCCCACGGGCTATTCGTTCAATCTCGACGGCACCAACATCTACATGACGCTGGCGACTTTGTTCATCGCACAGGCGCTCGGTTACGACCTCACCTTCAGCCAGCAACTCACGATCCTCGTCGTGGCGATGCTGACCTCGAAGGGCGCGTCCGGCATCACGGGTGCGGGCTTCATCACGTTGGCGGCAACGCTTGCCGTCGTCGATCCGCGGCTCGTTCCGGGCATGGCGATCGTGCTCGGCATCGACAAGTTCATGAGCGAGTGCCGTGCGCTGACCAATCTGTGCGGCAATGGCGTCGCCTGCGTGATTGTCGCCTGGTGGGAGGGCGAGCTCGACCGCGACAAGCTCACCGCGCGGCTGAACCAGCAGATCGATCCGACCGACTTGGAAACCGCTGTCACGACGGACTAA
- a CDS encoding FAD-binding oxidoreductase, translating into MQSAIVLGGGMVGVGAALHLRQRGWTVTLVDRREPGRETSYGNAGMIQAEAMRPYPMPRDLSSLLKIATGRTNDVRYSLSSLHRHIEPLLRYWWHSAPNRHREAIEAWSPLIAYATSEHDILIREAHADNLIRRAGYRVLHRDAASFDQAIKTAEQDRREFGVNFRVLSGSELTEAEPILRDDLPGAIHWLDTWTVSDPGALVTAYADLFERLGGTIVLGDAQSLQQTATGWSVETDNGRIDAANAVVTLGPWSPDLLHKFGYRIPLVRKRGYHMHYSGGASLDLPLVDKGGGYAMGPMAKGIRITTGAELTGPDALATPVQLASAEASARELIDLGKRAEPEPWFGTRPCTPDMVPVLGRAPHHPGLWMNFGHGHQGFTLGPATGRLLAEMMNGETPSIDPTPYRPERF; encoded by the coding sequence ATGCAAAGCGCAATCGTTCTCGGCGGCGGCATGGTGGGCGTCGGTGCCGCCTTGCATCTGAGGCAACGCGGCTGGACGGTCACGCTGGTCGACCGCAGGGAGCCGGGCCGCGAGACCAGCTACGGCAATGCCGGGATGATCCAGGCTGAAGCAATGCGGCCCTATCCGATGCCGCGCGACCTCTCTTCGCTGCTGAAGATCGCGACCGGCCGCACCAACGACGTGCGCTACAGCTTGTCCTCGCTTCATCGCCACATCGAGCCCCTGCTCCGCTATTGGTGGCATTCGGCGCCGAACCGGCATCGCGAAGCGATCGAGGCCTGGTCGCCCCTGATCGCCTATGCGACGTCCGAGCACGACATCCTGATCCGCGAAGCTCATGCCGACAACCTGATCCGCCGCGCCGGTTACCGTGTGCTGCATCGTGACGCCGCCTCCTTCGACCAGGCGATCAAGACGGCGGAGCAAGACCGCCGCGAATTCGGCGTGAACTTTCGCGTGCTGTCGGGCAGCGAGCTGACCGAGGCCGAGCCGATCCTGCGCGACGATCTTCCCGGTGCGATCCATTGGCTCGACACCTGGACGGTGTCCGATCCCGGCGCGCTGGTCACGGCCTATGCCGATCTGTTCGAGCGCCTCGGCGGCACCATCGTGCTCGGCGACGCACAGTCGCTGCAGCAGACTGCGACCGGATGGTCGGTCGAGACCGACAATGGCCGCATCGACGCCGCCAACGCCGTCGTGACGCTCGGGCCGTGGTCGCCCGATCTGTTGCACAAGTTCGGCTACCGGATTCCGCTGGTGCGCAAGCGCGGTTACCACATGCATTACAGCGGCGGCGCCTCGCTCGATTTGCCGCTGGTCGACAAGGGCGGTGGCTACGCCATGGGACCGATGGCCAAGGGCATCCGCATCACCACAGGTGCGGAGCTGACAGGGCCGGATGCGCTGGCAACGCCGGTGCAGCTTGCCAGCGCCGAAGCTTCGGCACGCGAGCTGATCGACCTCGGCAAGCGCGCCGAGCCGGAGCCGTGGTTCGGCACCCGCCCCTGCACGCCCGACATGGTGCCGGTACTCGGGCGCGCCCCGCACCACCCCGGCCTCTGGATGAACTTCGGCCACGGTCACCAGGGCTTTACGCTGGGGCCCGCAACCGGACGATTGCTTGCCGAGATGATGAATGGGGAGACGCCGTCAATCGATCCAACGCCGTATCGGCCGGAGCGGTTTTAA
- a CDS encoding MFS transporter encodes MPELSSRKTSIVAFVLLYIAYCISYIDRAAISLALAQIGKDFNLQAADLGIVISAFFLGYAAMQVPGGWLSDRFGSKYVVIVTIAMWSLFTAFTSLAWSLASLIAIRFIFGIAEGGFPPASIRAIAEVFKKDSRPKMSALLLSSNYAGSMVAPLIMAPLILWLGWRHAFNTIGVAGIVFAVVYFVFVPHLGRSGKANPKTSAKAEIRAPMRELMKNPLLWQLMVVWFGLSCVNKGLDSWMPLYLLQQRGLDLKTVGVVAPIPFVMATFATAIGGWVMTTFFAEREKYLLIGSSALTGIFLYAMYKAETITMLIVYQSVVYFFKSFVLAAVVALPTKLLRDDQIGSGVGMVNLGGQSAGFVAPAIIGFIVTGTGSFDAAFGFLVGMTAMSVVVAATINTAQPKLAPKPA; translated from the coding sequence ATGCCCGAGTTGTCGAGCCGCAAGACCAGCATCGTCGCATTCGTCCTGCTCTACATCGCCTACTGCATCTCCTATATCGACCGCGCCGCGATCTCGCTGGCACTGGCGCAGATCGGCAAGGACTTCAATCTCCAGGCTGCCGATCTCGGTATCGTCATCAGCGCGTTCTTCTTAGGCTACGCCGCGATGCAGGTGCCGGGCGGATGGCTCTCCGACCGCTTCGGCTCGAAATATGTGGTGATCGTCACCATCGCGATGTGGTCGCTGTTCACGGCCTTCACGAGCCTCGCCTGGTCGCTGGCCTCGCTGATCGCGATCCGCTTCATCTTCGGTATCGCCGAGGGCGGCTTTCCGCCGGCGAGCATTCGCGCCATCGCCGAAGTGTTCAAGAAGGACAGCCGGCCCAAAATGTCGGCGCTGCTGCTGTCGTCGAACTATGCCGGCAGCATGGTCGCGCCGCTGATCATGGCGCCGCTGATCCTCTGGCTGGGCTGGCGCCATGCCTTCAACACCATCGGCGTTGCCGGTATCGTTTTCGCGGTGGTCTATTTCGTCTTCGTCCCGCATCTGGGACGTTCCGGCAAGGCCAATCCAAAAACATCGGCAAAGGCCGAAATTCGCGCGCCGATGCGCGAGCTCATGAAGAATCCGCTGCTGTGGCAGTTGATGGTGGTGTGGTTCGGCCTGAGCTGCGTCAACAAGGGCCTGGATTCCTGGATGCCGCTCTATCTGCTCCAACAGCGCGGGTTAGATCTCAAGACCGTCGGCGTGGTGGCGCCGATCCCGTTCGTGATGGCAACCTTCGCGACGGCGATCGGCGGCTGGGTGATGACGACGTTCTTTGCCGAGCGCGAAAAGTATCTCCTGATCGGCAGCTCTGCGTTGACCGGCATCTTCCTCTACGCCATGTACAAGGCGGAAACGATCACGATGCTGATCGTCTACCAGTCCGTGGTTTACTTCTTCAAATCCTTCGTGCTGGCTGCGGTGGTTGCGCTGCCAACCAAACTGCTCCGCGACGATCAGATCGGATCGGGCGTCGGCATGGTCAATCTCGGCGGCCAGAGCGCGGGCTTCGTCGCACCGGCCATCATCGGCTTCATCGTGACGGGAACCGGATCATTCGACGCGGCCTTCGGCTTCCTGGTCGGGATGACGGCAATGTCGGTCGTCGTCGCCGCGACCATCAACACGGCGCAGCCCAAGCTTGCGCCAAAGCCGGCCTGA